The nucleotide sequence CCAAGGGCAAAAATTAGCAGCAGGGAGTCAAACAGGGGAATTGTTGTTGTGGTCAAAAGCTTCGCGAGGAACTGGATTCAGTCGCGGTAAATAGTCGATCTCATTCCGAATTTCTGAAACTTTTTGCTCGTAGGTGACATCATCTAAAACTGGTGTAGCAGCCTCAAGATCGATCGCTTCATTTAAATCGATCCACGATCTGCAACCGCCATATTCTGTACGATAGGAAATTTGATGTACTTGTGGTAACTTATAAGCCCGCAAAAGTAAGACATACACGGGTTGACGGGGTTTCCATTTGAGGCGATCGCGAATAAATTTTTCGTTCCAAACATGAAACGGTAGCAAAGCATTCACAATTGTCTCGTCTAACACTGGCACAATATCAGTAATCTTTGCCCAACCACCTATCCGAATTGTCTCAGGATGCCAACCAGATGCTACCGGGGTCACTTGCGCAGCATACTCAGGCTTGAGTAATTCGGGCTGTTGGTGTTCGTAAGTGGGGTAAAGTAGAACCTCGTCGCGATCGACTTGAAACCGTCCGCCACTTTCACGGATACCACCTTTACGCAATAGCAAGATTGTTTCGCCCCGTTCGATCGCCTTAACAGCAACCGCCCATTCCTTGAGTGCATGGATTGTGGTTAGTAACATCGGTAAATCTCTATAATTTCCCCTCTCTAATAATTACCACTTCTAATGTGTCGCTGCCATCGATTCAAACAATAATTTGCTAAACAATAGTTCGACTAGGTTAAGTGACGATAAGTTCCTGAAAAAATGGTCTAATTAAGTATTCTCATGACTTGCGATCGCATTCAATAATGCGGTCTTTTTTTTGTTGTACAACAGCATAGTACTTCTCTCAATCTCCATCCCAGTAATGGTTTGACCAAGGCAAGTGGCGATCGATAGTACAACTAAATAAAACTACTATATAACTTTGAAGTAATTTTTAAAACAATTGGCAACTAAATCAAACACAGCAACGTTTTTCGATGATTTTCTTACTTAAGTATTTAAGCAAATTGGCTGATTTGAAATCATAATTATCGTCGTCAGCACTGAAATTTCTTTGTTAGTATTGCCAAGACAGTTACAAAGTTATTGACTGTAACACCACAGCAAGTGAGGAAATAAAAATGAGCGGAAATATAACTAAGAAAAGCTTGAATACAAAACTTTTTAGCTTACTTGGAATTGCTGGTGCTAGCGCTTTACTCGGTTTACCAGCGTTTGCTCTACCTAATTCCTCTGATGGAAATACCAGACAGTTTTTAGCTCAGTCTACTTCTAGCCCTAGTAGTGGCAGTGGTTCTTCTACTGGTACAGAAATGTCACCAGGTAGTAGCACCACTCCAGGCAGCAGCACCACTCCAGGCAGCAGCACCACTCCAGGCAGCAGCACCACTCCCGGTAGCAGCACCACTCCCGGTACTACCACTTACCCAGGCAGCACCACTCCAGGCAGCACCACTCCCGGTAGCAGCACCACTCCAGGCAGCAGTACCACTCCAGGTACTACCACTTATCCTGGTACTGGTTCTGATTCCAATGGCACTACCACCCCTTCTAACTCTGGTAGCGATACGATGACTCCAGGAAGCAGCACCACTCCAGGTAGCGGTAGCATGACTAGCCCTGATAGTTCTAGTGATTCGGAGATGACTCCTAGCAGCAAGCCCAGTGGCTCTAAGAAAACTCCATCTCAAAGTGGTTCTCAGACAACCCCTCGATAAAACACTAGCGGTTAGCAGTTAGTCAATAAGTATTTAATTCCGAATTCCGAATTCCGAATTCTACCTAACCGCTAGCGCCATTTGCCAAAATTCTCTGGGC is from Scytonema millei VB511283 and encodes:
- a CDS encoding DUF1802 family protein, translating into MLLTTIHALKEWAVAVKAIERGETILLLRKGGIRESGGRFQVDRDEVLLYPTYEHQQPELLKPEYAAQVTPVASGWHPETIRIGGWAKITDIVPVLDETIVNALLPFHVWNEKFIRDRLKWKPRQPVYVLLLRAYKLPQVHQISYRTEYGGCRSWIDLNEAIDLEAATPVLDDVTYEQKVSEIRNEIDYLPRLNPVPREAFDHNNNSPV